Proteins from a genomic interval of Arvicanthis niloticus isolate mArvNil1 chromosome 26, mArvNil1.pat.X, whole genome shotgun sequence:
- the Hyou1 gene encoding hypoxia up-regulated protein 1, with amino-acid sequence MAATVRRQRPRRLLCWALVAILLADLLALSDTLAVMSVDLGSESMKVAIVKPGVPMEIVLNKESRRKTPVTVTLKENERFLGDSAAGMAIKNPKATLRYFQHLLGKQADNPHVALYRSRFPEHELNVDPQRQTVRFQISPQLQFSPEEVLGMVLNYSRSLAEDFAEQPIKDAVITVPAFFNQAERRAVLQAARMAGLKVLQLINDNTATALSYGVFRRKDINSTAQNVMFYDMGSGSTVCTIVTYQTVKTKEAGMQPQLQIRGVGFDRTLGGLEMELRLREHLAKLFNEQRKGQKAKDVRENPRAMAKLLREANRLKTVLSANADHMAQIEGLMDDVDFKAKVTRVEFEELCADLFDRVPGPVQQALQSAEMSLDQIEQVILVGGATRVPKVQEVLLKAVGKEELGKNINADEAAAMGAVYQAAALSKAFKVKPFVVRDAVIYPILVEFTREVEEEPGLRSLKHNKRVLFSRMGPYPQRKVITFNRYSHDFNFHINYGDLGFLGPEDLRVFGSQNLTTVKLKGVGESFKKYPDYESKGIKAHFNLDESGVLSLDRVESVFETLVEASPEEESTLTKLGNTISSLFGGGTSSDAKENGTDAVQEEEESPAEGSKDEPAEQGELKEEAAAPAEETPQPPPSEPKGDAAREGEKPEEKDGGDKSEAQKPNEKGQAGPEGASPAPEQEKKQKPARKQKMVEEIGVELSVLDLPDLPEGELARSVQKLEDLTLRDLEKQEREKAANSLEAFIFETQDKLYQPEYQEVSTEEQREEISGKLSATSTWLEDEGFGATTVMLKDKLAELRKLCQGLFFRVEERKKWPERLSALDNLLNHSSIFLKGARLIPEMDQIFTEVEMTTLEKVINDTWAWKNATLAEQAKLPATEKPVLLSKDIEAKMMALDREVQYLLNKAKFTKPRPRPKDKNGTRTEPPLNASAGDQEEKVIPPAGQTEEAKPILEPDKEETGTEAADSEPLELGGPGAESEQEEQAAGQKRPLKNDEL; translated from the exons ATGGCAGCCACAGTAAGAAGGCAGAGGCCAAGGAGGCTACTCTGTTGGGCCTTGGTGGCTATCCTCTTGGCAGACCTGTTGGCACTGAGCG aCACATTGGCTGTCATGTCTGTAGACCTGGGCAGTGAATCTATGAAGGTGGCCATTGTCAAGCCCGGAGTGCCCATGGAGATTGTATTGAACAA GGAATCTCGGAGGAAAACTCCCGTGACTGTGAccttgaaagaaaatgaaaggtttTTAGGTGATAGTGCAGCCGGCATG GCCATCAAGAACCCAAAGGCTACGCTCCGTTATTTCCAACACCTCCTTGGAAAACAGGCGGACAATCCTCACGTGGCCCTTTATCGGTCCCGTTTCCCAGAACATGAGCTAAACGTTGACCCACAGAGGCAGACTGTGCGCTTCCAGATCAGTCC GCAGCTGCAGTTCTCTCCTGAGGAGGTGCTGGGCATGGTTCTGAACTACTCCCGTTCATTGGCTGAAGATTTTGCAG AACAACCCATTAAGGATGCAGTGATCACCGTGCCAGCCTTTTTCAACCAGGCTGAGCGCCGAGCTGTGCTGCAGGCTGCTCGCATGGCTGGCCTCAAGGTGCTGCAGCTCATCAATGACAACACCGCCACAGCCCTCAGCTATGGCGTCTTCCGCCGCAAAGATATCAATTCCACTGCACAG AATGTCATGTTCTATGACATGGGCTCAGGCAGCACTGTGTGCACCATCGTGACCTACCAAACGGTGAAGACTAAGGAGGCTGGGATGCAACCACAGCTGCAGATCCGGGGTGTGGG ATTTGACCGCACCCTGGGTGGCCTGGAGATGGAGCTCCGGCTTCGAGAACACCTGGCTAAGCTCTTCAATGAACAGCGCAAAGGCCAGAAAGCCAAGGATGTTCGGGAAAACCCCCGTGCCATGGCCAAACTGCTTCGGGAAGCCAATCGGCTTAAAACCGTCCTGAGTGCCAATGCTGATCACATGGCACAG ATTGAGGGCTTGATGGATGATGTGGACTTCAAGGCAAAAGTAACTCGAGTGGAGTTTGAGGAGCTGTGTGCAGATTTGTTTGATCGAGTGCCTGGGCCTGTGCAGCAGGCCCTGCAGAGTGCAGAGATGAGCTTG GATCAGATTGAGCAGGTGATCCTGGTGGGTGGGGCCACTCGTGTTCCCAAGGTTCAAGAGGTGCTGCTGAAGGCTGTGGGCAA GGAGGAACTCGGAAAGAACATCAATGCAGATGAAGCAGCTGCCATGGGGGCTGTGTACCAGGCAGCGGCACTCAGCAAGGCCTTCAAAGTGAAGCCATTTGTTGTGCGTGATGCTGTCATTTACCCCATCCTG GTGGAGTTCAcaagggaggtggaggaggagccTGGGCTCCGAAGCCTGAAGCACAATAAGCGTGTGCTCTTCTCCCGAATGGGGCCCTACCCTCAGCGCAAAGTCATCACCTTTAACCGCTACAGCCATGATTTCAACTTCCACATCAACTACGGTGACCTGGGCTTCCTGGGGCCTGAGGATCTTCG GGTATTTGGCTCCCAGAACCTGACCACAGTGAAACTAAAAGGTGTGGGAGAGAGCTTCAAGAAATATCCCGACTATGAGTCCAAAGGCATCAAGGCCCACTTTAACCTGGATGAGAGCGGGGTGCTCAGTTTAGACAGG GTGGAGTCCGTATTTGAGACCCTGGTGGAGGCCAGCCCAGAGGAAGAATCTACTCTTACCA AGCTTGGCAACACCATTTCCAGCCTGTTTGGTGGTGGTACTTCATCAGATGCCAAAGAGAATGGCACTGATGCTGTACAG gaggaagaggagagcccTGCTGAGGGGAGCAAAGACGAGCCTGCAGAGCAGGGGGAGCTCAAGGAGGAGGCTGCGGCCCCGGCAGAGGAGACCCCTCAGCCTCCACCCTCTGAGCCCAAAGGGGATGCAGCCCGTGAGGGAGAAAAACCTGAGGAAAAAGACGGTGGTGACAAGTCTGAGGCCCAG AAGCCCAATGAGAAAGGGCAGGCAGGGCCTGAGGGTGCCTCTCCAGCTCCTGAgcaagaaaaaaagcagaaacctGCCCGGAAGCAGAAAATGGTGGAGGAAATAGGTGTGGAGCTGTCTGTCTTGGACCTGCCAGACCTGCCAGAGGGTGAGCTGGCCCGTTCTGTGCAGAA ACTTGAGGACTTGACCCTGCGAGACCTGGAAaagcaggaaagagagaaagctgCCAACAGCTTGGAAGCTTTTATCTTTGAGACTCAG GACAAGCTATACCAACCTGAGTACCAGGAAGTGTCCACTGAGGAACAACGGGAGGAGATCTCTGGGAAACTCAGTGCCACTTCTACCTGGCTGGAGGATGAGGGATTTGGAGCAACCACTGTG ATGCTGAAGGACAAGCTGGCCGAGCTGAGAAAGCTGTGCCAGGGGCTGTTTTTTCGGGTGGAAGAGCGTAAGAAGTGGCCAGAGCGGCTTTCAGCGCTGGATAATCTCCTCAACCACTCCAGCATTTTCCTCAA GGGTGCCCGGCTCATCCCAGAGATGGACCAGATCTTCACTGAGGTGGAGATGACAACGTTAGAGAAAGTCATCAATGACACCTGG GCCTGGAAGAATGCAACTCTGGCCGAGCAGGCCAAGCTTCCTGCCACAGAGAAGCCTGTGCTGCTTTCAAAAGACATTGAGGCCAAAATGATGGCCCTGGACCGTGAGGTCCAGTATCTACTCAATAAGGCCAAGTTTACCAAACCCCGGCCACGGCCCAAGGACAAGAATGGCACCCGGACAGAACCTCCCCTCAATGCCAGTGCTGGTGACCAAGAGGAAAAGGTCATTCCACCTGCAG GCCAGACTGAAGAAGCGAAGCCCATTTTAGAACCTGACAAAGAAGAGACTG GTACGGAAGCAGCAGACTCTGAGCCTCTGGAATTGGGAGGTCCTGGAGCTG aaTCTGAGCAGGAAGAGCAGGCGGCAGGACAGAAGCGGCCTTTGAAGAACGATGAACTATAA
- the Slc37a4 gene encoding glucose-6-phosphate exchanger SLC37A4 isoform X1 — MIAQKSAIKRLVGGEHTEKHSSADLGSKESKRQAGACGQKHREQASRPAGPAFPTMAVQGYGYYRTVIFAAMFGGYSLYYFNRKTFSFVMPSLVDEITLDKDDLGLITSSQSAAYAISKFVSGVLSDQMSARWLFSSGLLLVGLVNVVFSWSSTVPAFAALWFLNGLAQGLGWPPCGKILRKWFEPSQFGTWWAVLSTSMNLAGSLGPILATILAQSYSWRSTLALSGALCVVVSFFCLLLIHNEPADVGLRNLDPAPSKGKKGSSKEESTLQDLLLSPYLWVLSTGYLVVFGVKTCCTDWGQFFLIQERGQSALVGSSYVSALEVGGLVGSIAAGYLSDRAMAKAGLSVYGNPRHGLLLLMMAGMAASMLLFRVTVTSDSPKDAFWTPALHPLAELTGFTEHEIWILVLGAVFGFSSYGPIALFGVIANESAPPNLCGTSHAIVGLMANVGGFLAGLPFSTIAKHYSWSTAFWVAEVICIASTVVFFLLRNIRTKMGRVSKKAE, encoded by the exons ATGATTGCCCAGAAGTCGGCTATAAAGAGACTGGTTGGAGGAGagcacacagaaaaacacagctCAGCAGATCTGGGCAGTAAAGAGAGCAAGCGGCAAGCAGGAGCCTGTGGTCAGAAGCACCGTGAGCAGGCCAGCAGGCCAGCAGGGCCAGCTTTTCCTACCATGGCAGTCCAGGGCTACGGCTATTACCGCACTGTCATATTCGCCGCCATGTTTGGAGGCTACAGCCTGTACTACTTCAACCGCAAAACCTTCTCCTTTGTCATGCCCTCCTTGGTGGATGAGATCACTCTGGACAAGGACGATTTGG GACTCATCACAAGCAGCCAGTCGGCAGCCTACGCCATCAGCAAGTTTGTGAGTGGGGTGCTGTCAGATCAGATGAGTGCCCGCTGGCTCTTCTCCTCTGGGCTGCTCCTGGTTGGTCTGGTCAACGTGGTCTTCTCGTGGAGCTCCACAGTGCCAGCCTTTGCTGCTCTCTGGTTTCTCAATGGTCTGGCACAGGGGCTAGGCTGGCCCCCCTGTGGGAAGATCCTGAGGAAG TGGTTTGAGCCATCCCAGTTTGGCACTTGGTGGGCTGTGTTGTCAACTAGCATGAACCTGGCTGGAAGTCTGGGACCTATCTTGGCGACGATCCTTGCCCAGAGCTATAGCTGGCGCAGCACACTGGCCCTGTCTGGGGCACTGTGCGTGGTTGTCTCCTTCTTCTGTCTGCTGCTCATCCACAACGAGCCTGCTGATGTTGGACTCCGAAATCTGGACCCTGCCCCCTCCAAGGGCAAAAAGG GATCATCAAAGGAAGAGAGCACCCTACAGGATCTGCTGCTGTCCCCCTATCTCTGGGTGCTGTCCACTGGCTACCTTGTGGTCTTTGGAGTAAAGACTTGCTGTACAGACTGGGGCCAGTTCTTCCTCATCCAGGAGAGAGGGCAGTCCGCTCTTGTGG GTAGTTCCTATGTCAGTGCCCTAGAGGTTGGAGGCCTTGTAGGTAGCATTGCAGCCGGCTACCTGTCAGACAGGGCCATGGCCAAG GCAGGGCTGTCTGTGTATGGGAACCCTCGCCACGGCCTGTTGCTGCTCATGATGGctggcatggcagcatccatgctCCTCTTCCGGGTAACGGTGACCAGTGACTCACCCAAG GATGCTTTCTGGACTCCTGCTCTCCATCCTCTGGCTGAGCTCACAGGCTTTACGGAGCACGAG ATCTGGATCCTGGTGTTGGGAGCCGTGTTTGGTTTCTCTTCTTATGGTCCCATTGCCTTGTTTGGAGTCATAGCCAATGAAAGTGCACCTCCCAACTTGTGTGGTACCTCTCATGCTATTGTGGGACTAATGGCCAATG TGGGTGGATTTCTGGCTGGGTTACCTTTCAGCACCATCGCCAAGCACTATAGCTGGAGCACAGCCTTCTGGGTGGCAGAAGTGATTTGTATAGCCAGCACAGTTGTCTTCTTCTTGCTTCGAAATATCCGCACCAAGATGGGCCGAGTATCCAAGAAGGCAGAGTGA
- the Slc37a4 gene encoding glucose-6-phosphate exchanger SLC37A4 isoform X2: MIAQKSAIKRLVGGEHTEKHSSADLGSKESKRQAGACGQKHREQASRPAGPAFPTMAVQGYGYYRTVIFAAMFGGYSLYYFNRKTFSFVMPSLVDEITLDKDDLGLITSSQSAAYAISKFVSGVLSDQMSARWLFSSGLLLVGLVNVVFSWSSTVPAFAALWFLNGLAQGLGWPPCGKILRKWFEPSQFGTWWAVLSTSMNLAGSLGPILATILAQSYSWRSTLALSGALCVVVSFFCLLLIHNEPADVGLRNLDPAPSKGKKGSSKEESTLQDLLLSPYLWVLSTGYLVVFGVKTCCTDWGQFFLIQERGQSALVGSSYVSALEVGGLVGSIAAGYLSDRAMAKAGLSVYGNPRHGLLLLMMAGMAASMLLFRVTVTSDSPKIWILVLGAVFGFSSYGPIALFGVIANESAPPNLCGTSHAIVGLMANVGGFLAGLPFSTIAKHYSWSTAFWVAEVICIASTVVFFLLRNIRTKMGRVSKKAE; the protein is encoded by the exons ATGATTGCCCAGAAGTCGGCTATAAAGAGACTGGTTGGAGGAGagcacacagaaaaacacagctCAGCAGATCTGGGCAGTAAAGAGAGCAAGCGGCAAGCAGGAGCCTGTGGTCAGAAGCACCGTGAGCAGGCCAGCAGGCCAGCAGGGCCAGCTTTTCCTACCATGGCAGTCCAGGGCTACGGCTATTACCGCACTGTCATATTCGCCGCCATGTTTGGAGGCTACAGCCTGTACTACTTCAACCGCAAAACCTTCTCCTTTGTCATGCCCTCCTTGGTGGATGAGATCACTCTGGACAAGGACGATTTGG GACTCATCACAAGCAGCCAGTCGGCAGCCTACGCCATCAGCAAGTTTGTGAGTGGGGTGCTGTCAGATCAGATGAGTGCCCGCTGGCTCTTCTCCTCTGGGCTGCTCCTGGTTGGTCTGGTCAACGTGGTCTTCTCGTGGAGCTCCACAGTGCCAGCCTTTGCTGCTCTCTGGTTTCTCAATGGTCTGGCACAGGGGCTAGGCTGGCCCCCCTGTGGGAAGATCCTGAGGAAG TGGTTTGAGCCATCCCAGTTTGGCACTTGGTGGGCTGTGTTGTCAACTAGCATGAACCTGGCTGGAAGTCTGGGACCTATCTTGGCGACGATCCTTGCCCAGAGCTATAGCTGGCGCAGCACACTGGCCCTGTCTGGGGCACTGTGCGTGGTTGTCTCCTTCTTCTGTCTGCTGCTCATCCACAACGAGCCTGCTGATGTTGGACTCCGAAATCTGGACCCTGCCCCCTCCAAGGGCAAAAAGG GATCATCAAAGGAAGAGAGCACCCTACAGGATCTGCTGCTGTCCCCCTATCTCTGGGTGCTGTCCACTGGCTACCTTGTGGTCTTTGGAGTAAAGACTTGCTGTACAGACTGGGGCCAGTTCTTCCTCATCCAGGAGAGAGGGCAGTCCGCTCTTGTGG GTAGTTCCTATGTCAGTGCCCTAGAGGTTGGAGGCCTTGTAGGTAGCATTGCAGCCGGCTACCTGTCAGACAGGGCCATGGCCAAG GCAGGGCTGTCTGTGTATGGGAACCCTCGCCACGGCCTGTTGCTGCTCATGATGGctggcatggcagcatccatgctCCTCTTCCGGGTAACGGTGACCAGTGACTCACCCAAG ATCTGGATCCTGGTGTTGGGAGCCGTGTTTGGTTTCTCTTCTTATGGTCCCATTGCCTTGTTTGGAGTCATAGCCAATGAAAGTGCACCTCCCAACTTGTGTGGTACCTCTCATGCTATTGTGGGACTAATGGCCAATG TGGGTGGATTTCTGGCTGGGTTACCTTTCAGCACCATCGCCAAGCACTATAGCTGGAGCACAGCCTTCTGGGTGGCAGAAGTGATTTGTATAGCCAGCACAGTTGTCTTCTTCTTGCTTCGAAATATCCGCACCAAGATGGGCCGAGTATCCAAGAAGGCAGAGTGA
- the Trappc4 gene encoding trafficking protein particle complex subunit 4 isoform X2, producing the protein MDVNGKYTADGKEVLEYLANSANYPVSIRFGRPRLTSNEKLMLASMFHSLFAIGSQLSPEQGSSGIEMLETDTFKLHCFQTLTGIKFVVLADPRQAGIDSLLRKIYEIYSDFALKNPFYSLEMPIRCELFDQNLKLALEVAEKAGTFGPGS; encoded by the exons ATGGATGTAAATGGCAAGTACACGGCTGACGGGAAAGAAGTGCTGGAGTATCTGGCTAACTCTGCGAATTACCCGGTTTCCATCCGATTCGGCCGGCCCCGCCTTACCTCCAACGAGAAGCTCATGCTGGCTTCTATGTTCCACTC GCTCTTTGCCATTGGTTCTCAGCTATCTCCGGAACAGGGCAGTTCAGGCATTGAGATGCTGGAAACAGACACATTCAAACTGCACTGCTTCCAAACACTGACAG GGATCAAGTTTGTGGTTCTGGCAGATCCTAGACAAGCTGGAATAGATTCTCTTCTCCGAAAAATTTATGAAATTTACTCAGACTTTGCCCTCAAGAATCCATTCTACTCCTTGGAAATGCCCATCAG ATGTGAGCTGTTTGACCAGAACCTGAAGCTAGCTCTAGAGGTGGCAGAGAAGGCTGGCACTTTTGGACCTGGGTCATAG
- the Trappc4 gene encoding trafficking protein particle complex subunit 4 isoform X1, with product MAIFSVYVVNKAGGLIYQWDSYSPRAEAEKTFSYPLDLLLKLHDERVLVAFGQRDGIRVGHAVLAINGMDVNGKYTADGKEVLEYLANSANYPVSIRFGRPRLTSNEKLMLASMFHSLFAIGSQLSPEQGSSGIEMLETDTFKLHCFQTLTGIKFVVLADPRQAGIDSLLRKIYEIYSDFALKNPFYSLEMPIRCELFDQNLKLALEVAEKAGTFGPGS from the exons ATGGCGATCTTTAGCGTGTACGTGGTGAACAAAGCCGGCGGCCTGATTTACCAGTGGGACAGCTACTCGCCACGGGCTGAGGCTGAGAAAACTTTCAGTTACCCGCTCGACCTGCTCCTGAAACTGCACGACGAACGTGTGCTGGTCGCTTTCGGCCAGCGAGACGGCATCCGGG TGGGCCATGCGGTATTGGCCATCAATGGCATGGATGTAAATGGCAAGTACACGGCTGACGGGAAAGAAGTGCTGGAGTATCTGGCTAACTCTGCGAATTACCCGGTTTCCATCCGATTCGGCCGGCCCCGCCTTACCTCCAACGAGAAGCTCATGCTGGCTTCTATGTTCCACTC GCTCTTTGCCATTGGTTCTCAGCTATCTCCGGAACAGGGCAGTTCAGGCATTGAGATGCTGGAAACAGACACATTCAAACTGCACTGCTTCCAAACACTGACAG GGATCAAGTTTGTGGTTCTGGCAGATCCTAGACAAGCTGGAATAGATTCTCTTCTCCGAAAAATTTATGAAATTTACTCAGACTTTGCCCTCAAGAATCCATTCTACTCCTTGGAAATGCCCATCAG ATGTGAGCTGTTTGACCAGAACCTGAAGCTAGCTCTAGAGGTGGCAGAGAAGGCTGGCACTTTTGGACCTGGGTCATAG
- the Trappc4 gene encoding trafficking protein particle complex subunit 4 isoform X3, with protein MASTRLTGKKCWSIWLTLRITRFPSDSAGPALPPTRSSCWLLCSTRIKFVVLADPRQAGIDSLLRKIYEIYSDFALKNPFYSLEMPIRCELFDQNLKLALEVAEKAGTFGPGS; from the exons ATGGCAAGTACACGGCTGACGGGAAAGAAGTGCTGGAGTATCTGGCTAACTCTGCGAATTACCCGGTTTCCATCCGATTCGGCCGGCCCCGCCTTACCTCCAACGAGAAGCTCATGCTGGCTTCTATGTTCCACTC GGATCAAGTTTGTGGTTCTGGCAGATCCTAGACAAGCTGGAATAGATTCTCTTCTCCGAAAAATTTATGAAATTTACTCAGACTTTGCCCTCAAGAATCCATTCTACTCCTTGGAAATGCCCATCAG ATGTGAGCTGTTTGACCAGAACCTGAAGCTAGCTCTAGAGGTGGCAGAGAAGGCTGGCACTTTTGGACCTGGGTCATAG
- the Rps25 gene encoding small ribosomal subunit protein eS25 yields MPPKDDKKKKDAGKSAKKDKDPVNKSGGKAKKKKWSKGKVRDKLNNLVLFDKATYDKLCKEVPNYKLITPAVVSERLKIRGSLARAALQELLSKGLIKLVSKHRAQVIYTRNTKGGDAPAAGEDA; encoded by the exons ATG CCGCCCAAAGAcgacaagaagaagaaagatgccGGAAAGTCGGCCAAAAAAGACAAAGACCCAGTAAATAAGTCTGGTGGCAAGGCCAAAAAGAAG AAGTGGTCCAAAGGCAAAGTTCGGGACAAGCTGAACAATCTCGTCCTGTTTGACAAAGCTACATACGACAAACTCTGTAAGGAAGTCCCCAACTATAAGCTTATTACTCCAGCTGTGGTCTCTGAGAGACTGAAGATTCGAGGTTCCTTGGCCAGGGCAGCCCTTCAGGAGCTGCTTAGTAAAG GACTTATCAAGCTGGTTTCAAAGCACAGAGCTCAAGTAATTTACACCAGAAACACAAAGGGTGGAGACGCCCCAGCTGCTGGTGAAGATGCATGA